In Aphanothece sacrum FPU1, a single genomic region encodes these proteins:
- a CDS encoding mechanosensitive ion channel family protein: MNTVQVNVFLETIKSQLAGFGLKLIGAVLLWIVGQWLITTGIRLLSRILKRQSIEPTLIAYLSSFLGIALKIVLIVAILGYFGIETTSFAALLAAAGIAIGAAWGGLLANFAAGVFLVILRPFSVGDFISAGGVIGTVEEISLFVTSINTMDNVRTIIGNNKIFSDNIQNFSTNPCRRVELLAQLNHSVNPSEAINFLKERLSQIPNVVQNPSPEVDILEFNLAGPVLAVRPYCHNDHYWQVYFETNKTIQETFGQVGYPAPEQHYVIRQTSAV, translated from the coding sequence ATGAATACAGTACAAGTTAACGTTTTCCTAGAAACCATCAAAAGTCAACTGGCAGGGTTTGGACTCAAACTCATTGGGGCCGTTCTGTTATGGATAGTGGGTCAGTGGTTAATTACTACAGGTATTCGATTATTGTCTCGAATCCTGAAAAGACAAAGCATTGAACCGACCCTAATCGCTTATCTGTCAAGTTTTTTAGGAATAGCCCTGAAAATAGTGCTAATTGTCGCTATTCTTGGTTATTTTGGCATTGAGACCACCTCTTTTGCGGCGTTATTAGCGGCGGCCGGTATTGCCATTGGGGCAGCTTGGGGAGGATTATTGGCTAACTTTGCGGCCGGTGTATTTCTTGTCATCTTGCGTCCTTTTAGTGTGGGTGATTTTATTTCAGCTGGAGGTGTCATCGGAACTGTTGAAGAAATTAGCTTATTTGTGACCTCCATTAATACAATGGATAATGTTAGAACCATTATTGGTAATAACAAAATTTTCTCAGATAACATTCAAAACTTTTCTACGAATCCTTGTCGTCGTGTTGAACTGCTTGCCCAATTAAATCATAGTGTTAATCCTAGCGAAGCGATTAATTTTCTCAAAGAAAGATTAAGCCAAATTCCTAATGTGGTGCAAAATCCTAGTCCTGAAGTGGACATCTTAGAATTTAATCTAGCTGGTCCTGTTTTAGCGGTTCGTCCCTACTGCCATAATGATCATTATTGGCAAGTCTATTTTGAGACTAATAAAACTATTCAGGAAACCTTTGGACAGGTAGGTTATCCGGCCCCAGAACAGCATTATGTCATTCGTCAAACTTCTGCTGTTTAA
- a CDS encoding PhzF family phenazine biosynthesis protein — translation MKKYQFYTADVFTDRIFGGNPLAVLPHATGLKTQQMQQIAAEFNYSETVFVLPPQTPGGTRQLRIFTPTTELPFAGHPTVGTAYILGLIGEILLNEPEIIVIFEEGVGPVPVTIRSQQGKPLYTELTAAKLPEFSDETPSIRELASILGLDPQDLRKDDYSPQIVSCGLPFLFIGLDNRQTLRRIQFNRDRWQQILGNNWANCIYVFCFDPERPGSHLRSRMFAPSMGIMEDPATGSAATALGGYLARRDSLNDGKLHWRVEQGFEMGRPSILEITTQKQAGNITEIRVGGQSVLVSEGSIQIPDSSHNN, via the coding sequence ATGAAAAAGTATCAATTTTATACCGCCGATGTATTTACCGATCGCATTTTTGGTGGCAACCCTTTAGCCGTTTTACCCCATGCAACCGGATTAAAAACGCAACAAATGCAGCAAATAGCTGCAGAATTTAACTACTCAGAAACCGTCTTTGTTTTACCTCCCCAAACCCCCGGAGGAACTCGACAATTACGAATTTTTACCCCCACAACCGAATTACCTTTTGCTGGTCATCCCACAGTAGGAACCGCTTATATTTTAGGTTTAATTGGTGAAATTCTTCTCAATGAACCCGAAATAATTGTTATTTTTGAGGAAGGAGTCGGGCCCGTTCCTGTAACTATTCGGAGTCAACAGGGAAAACCCCTTTATACCGAATTGACAGCCGCTAAACTCCCAGAATTCAGCGATGAAACCCCATCAATTAGGGAATTAGCCTCAATTTTAGGCTTAGATCCCCAAGACTTGCGAAAAGATGACTATTCTCCTCAAATTGTCTCTTGTGGCCTTCCTTTTTTGTTTATTGGACTAGACAACCGACAAACATTAAGACGGATACAGTTTAACCGCGATCGCTGGCAACAAATTTTAGGCAATAATTGGGCAAATTGTATCTATGTCTTTTGTTTCGACCCAGAAAGACCCGGATCTCATCTGCGATCGCGGATGTTTGCCCCGTCAATGGGAATTATGGAAGATCCCGCCACAGGTTCAGCCGCAACCGCTTTGGGGGGATATTTAGCCAGACGAGACAGTTTAAACGACGGAAAGTTACATTGGCGAGTAGAACAAGGGTTTGAGATGGGAAGACCCTCTATTTTAGAAATAACGACCCAAAAACAGGCAGGAAACATCACAGAAATTCGAGTTGGGGGACAGTCAGTATTAGTCAGTGAGGGAAGTATACAAATTCCTGATTCAAGTCACAATAACTAA